A single Mangifera indica cultivar Alphonso unplaced genomic scaffold, CATAS_Mindica_2.1 Un_0134, whole genome shotgun sequence DNA region contains:
- the LOC123208078 gene encoding altered inheritance of mitochondria protein 32-like has protein sequence MHTAHASRTLISAAHQNLSHFTPRKPAVSLSCGSVQLNPSPTLRVRVRKVSALSSMSTISAEDEAKFGFSRQEMYKENLSGTVDSYDRHVFLSYKGPDAWLPRVEESQEDPLPKLLASAIKARKNDITVKTKVTICGGGEGSEGDVLIFPEMIKYKGLKDSDVESFVDDVLVNGKPWASGVQEAMTGSYVFVCAHGSRDKRCGVCGPALIEKLNEEIEMRGLKDQIFVSPCSHIGGHKYAGNLIIYSPDSEGKIMGHWYGYVTPDDVPAMLDQHIAKGEIIERLWRGQLGASKEEDRKVKEEKLPNGKEAEKSKKHEANNTQVKENVGGCCQGANGFSCCMNGSVDEKGTEIKAPSKLSSWIGSLEQRDVLTATAVIGAVATIAIAYSYYRRSG, from the exons ATGCACACTGCGCACGCGAGTCGCACTCTCATATCTGCCGCTCATCAAAATCTTTCTCATTTTACTCCGAGAAAGCCTGCTGTTTCTCTTTCTTGCGGCTCCGTTCAACTGAATCCAAGTCCGACACTCAGAGTCCGAGTTCGGAAGGTAAGCGCCCTGAGCAGCATGTCGACGATCTCCGCCGAAGATGAAGCCAAGTTTGGGTTCTCGCGGCAGGAAATGTACAAAGAAAACTTGTCGGGGACTGTGGATTCCTACGACCGCCACGTGTTCCTCTCTTACAAAGGACCAGATGCGTGGCTCCCGCGTGTCGAGGAGTCCCAAGAGGATCCTCTTCCTAAGCTGCTTGCCTCCGCTATTAAAGCTCGCAAAAACGACATCACTGTCAAG ACGAAGGTTACGATATGTGGTGGAGGCGAAGGAAGTGAAGGGGATGTGCTGATTTTCCCCGAAATGATCAAGTACAA GGGTTTGAAGGACTCAGATGTAGAAAGCTTTGTTGATGATGTTCTTGTCAACGGAAAACCATGGGCTTCTGGAGTGCAGGAGGCAATGACTGGATCATATGTTTTTGTATGTGCTCATGGTAGTCGAGATAAGAGATGCGGTGTTTGTGGCCCAGCTCTAATTGAAAAGCTTAATGAGGAGATTGAGATGCGAGGACTGAAGGATCAAATCTTTGTCAGTCCATGCTCCCATATTGGAGGGCACAAGTATGCTGGAAACTTGATCATCTACAGTCCTGATTCAGAAGGGAAAATTATGGGTCATTG GTATGGCTATGTTACTCCTGATGATGTTCCTGCAATGCTTGATCAACATATTGCAAAGGGAGAAATAATAGAACGTCTTTGGAG GGGCCAACTGGGGGCATCTAAGGAAGAAGATCGGAAAGTCAAAGAAGAAAAGCTTCCCAATGGTAAAGAAGCTGAGAAAAGCAAGAAACATGAAGCTAACAACACTCAAGTCAAGGAAAATGTGGGTGGTTGTTGCCAGGGTGCCAATGGCTTTTCATGCTGCATGAATGGAAGTGTGGATGAGAAAGGGACGGAGATCAAAGCACCAAGCAAATTGTCAAGTTGGATAGGATCACTGGAGCAAAGGGACGTCCTTACAGCAACTGCAGTGATTGGGGCAGTTGCAACTATCGCAATTGCTTATAGCTATTATAGAAGGTCAGGCTGA
- the LOC123208071 gene encoding serine/threonine-protein kinase D6PK-like isoform X2, with translation MESLGNGAIFSSTTQNLLFSVGSQHPSTASSPHSSQHPSTKESRNECFCTTSYASANKHGSTSVSNTNGSVVNIKNVYEMVQDDQQHEDLAHTAKHFYDLNKGKLEYVGTVNVLDKTVETSSQKRVLPLESKSSAKQLVNNPEYSNSGGLLQSENIVPCPCKRVDVPLEDNLKSQRAMSFCSSPTNSMYSATLYAEAKQSFTNTEISECPSGTAKSAESGELGQSCDFIESRKSSINRGSTDSDVSDESSSSSLSSAVYKPHKANDTRWVAIQAVQSHVGALSLNHFKLLMRLGCGDIGHVYLSELMETKSYFAMKVMDKATLASRKKLFRAQTEREILQSLDHPFLPTLYAHFETQKLSFLVMEFCPGGDLHALRQRQPGKYFPEHAARFYVAEVLLALEYLHMLGIIYRDLKPENVLVREDGHIMLSDFDLSLRCSVCPTVVKSSNTTLESKNSTYRIQPACIEPTCAMQPDCIQPACFVPRFFSGKNKQEKKVKLKNEIPKQVSPLPELIAEPTCARSMSFVGTHEYLAPEIIKGEGHGSAVDWWTFGIFLYELLFGKTPFKGAGNRATLSNVVGQPLRFPKSPSVSFAAQDLIRGLLIKEPQHRLAYRRGATEVKQHPFFQSVNWALIRCTIPPQVPKPVMLDIPVRIDAPKAQPNDKVPDVEVKSSGLH, from the exons ATGGAGTCACTTGGTAATGGTGCTATTTTTTCATCAACGACCCAAAATTTGCTGTTTTCTGTAGGCAGCCAACATCCTTCCACGGCAAGTAGCCCCCACAGCTCGCAACACCCTTCTACTAAAGAATCTAGAAATGAATGTTTTTGTACCACTTCCTATGCATCCGCTAACAAACATGGCTCAACGTCAGTTTCTAATACAAATGGCTCTGTagtcaatataaaaaatgtttacgAAATGGTCCAAGATGATCAGCAGCATGAAGACTTAGCTCATACGGCAAAGCACTTCTATGATTTGAACAAGGGGAAACTCGAATATGTGGGCACAGTTAATGTTCTTGATAAAACAGTGGAAACTTCATCTCAGAAAAGGGTGTTGCCTCTGGAATCTAAATCAAGTGCTAAGCAGCTGGTTAATAATCCTGAGTACAGCAATTCCGGTGGATTGCTTCAATCTGAAAATATTGTCCCATGCCCATGTAAAAGAGTTGATGTGCCTTTGGAGGACAACTTAAAATCCCAAAGGGCGATGAGCTTCTGTTCAAGTCCCACAAATAGTATGTACTCCGCTACCTTGTATGCAGAAGCTAAACAAAGTTTCACCAACACAGAAATCAGTGAATGTCCAAGTGGCACTGCAAAGTCTGCTGAAAGTGGTGAACTGGGTCAATCATGTGATTTTATTGAGAGCAGGAAGTCAAGCATCAACAGAGGTAGCACTGACAGTGATGTTAGTGATGAAAGCAGCTCAAGTAGTTTAAGCAGTGCTGTTTACAAACCTCATAAGGCAAATGATACAAGATGGGTAGCAATTCAAGCAGTCCAATCGCATGTTGGGGCACTGAGTTTGAATCACTTCAAATTATTGATGAGACTAGGATGTGGAGATATAGGCCATGTATATCTATCAGAGTTAATGGAAACTAAAAGCTATTTTGCCATGAAGGTTATGGATAAAGCCACTTTGGCGAGCAGGAAGAAGCTCTTTAGAGCTCAGACAGAGAGAGAAATACTGCAATCTCTGGATCATCCATTTCTACCCACTTTATATGCACACTTTGAGACACAGAAATTATCTTTTTTGGTGATGGAATTCTGCCCTGGGGGAGATTTGCATGCACTCAGGCAAAGGCAACCAGGGAAGTATTTTCCAGAGCATGCAGCTAG GTTTTATGTGGCTGAAGTTCTTCTAGCTTTAGAGTATTTGCACATGCTTGGGATCATTTACAGAGACCTTAAGCCGGAGAATGTCTTGGTGAGAGAAGATGGGCATATAATGCTTTCTGATTTTGACCTCTCTCTAAGATGTTCAGTCTGCCCGACTGTGGTCAAGTCCTCAAACACCACCTTGGAGTCTAAGAATTCAACATACCGTATTCAACCTGCTTGCATTGAACCAACTTGTGCAATGCAACCAGATTGCATCCAACCTGCATGTTTTGTGCCTCGATTCTTTTCAGGCAAGaataagcaagaaaaaaagGTCAAACTGAAGAATGAAATTCCAAAACAAGTGAGCCCTCTCCCTGAGCTCATTGCTGAACCCACATGTGCCCGATCAATGTCTTTTGTAGGTACACATGAATACTTGGCGCCTGAAATAATTAAAGGTGAAGGCCACGGAAGTGCTGTTGATTGGTGGACATTTGGGATCTTTCTCTATGAGCTTTTATTTGGCAAAACTCCTTTCAAGGGAGCTGGGAACCGTGCTACTCTTTCTAATGTTGTTGGCCAGCCATTAAGATTTCCCAAGTCACCCAGTGTGAGCTTTGCTGCTCAGGACTTGATCAGAGGTTTACTTATAAAAGAACCACAGCATCGTCTTGCGTATAGACGCGGGGCTACAGAGGTGAAACAGCATCCATTTTTTCAAAGTGTGAATTGGGCACTTATTCGTTGTACAATTCCACCACAGGTGCCAAAACCAGTTATGCTGGATATTCCTGTAAGGATTGATGCACCCAAAGCACAACCAAACGACAAGGTGCCAGATGTAGAGGTGAAATCTTCAG GATTGCACTAA
- the LOC123208071 gene encoding serine/threonine-protein kinase D6PK-like isoform X1, giving the protein MESLGNGAIFSSTTQNLLFSVGSQHPSTASSPHSSQHPSTKESRNECFCTTSYASANKHGSTSVSNTNGSVVNIKNVYEMVQDDQQHEDLAHTAKHFYDLNKGKLEYVGTVNVLDKTVETSSQKRVLPLESKSSAKQLVNNPEYSNSGGLLQSENIVPCPCKRVDVPLEDNLKSQRAMSFCSSPTNSMYSATLYAEAKQSFTNTEISECPSGTAKSAESGELGQSCDFIESRKSSINRGSTDSDVSDESSSSSLSSAVYKPHKANDTRWVAIQAVQSHVGALSLNHFKLLMRLGCGDIGHVYLSELMETKSYFAMKVMDKATLASRKKLFRAQTEREILQSLDHPFLPTLYAHFETQKLSFLVMEFCPGGDLHALRQRQPGKYFPEHAARFYVAEVLLALEYLHMLGIIYRDLKPENVLVREDGHIMLSDFDLSLRCSVCPTVVKSSNTTLESKNSTYRIQPACIEPTCAMQPDCIQPACFVPRFFSGKNKQEKKVKLKNEIPKQVSPLPELIAEPTCARSMSFVGTHEYLAPEIIKGEGHGSAVDWWTFGIFLYELLFGKTPFKGAGNRATLSNVVGQPLRFPKSPSVSFAAQDLIRGLLIKEPQHRLAYRRGATEVKQHPFFQSVNWALIRCTIPPQVPKPVMLDIPVRIDAPKAQPNDKVPDVEVKSSGNYVEIDFF; this is encoded by the exons ATGGAGTCACTTGGTAATGGTGCTATTTTTTCATCAACGACCCAAAATTTGCTGTTTTCTGTAGGCAGCCAACATCCTTCCACGGCAAGTAGCCCCCACAGCTCGCAACACCCTTCTACTAAAGAATCTAGAAATGAATGTTTTTGTACCACTTCCTATGCATCCGCTAACAAACATGGCTCAACGTCAGTTTCTAATACAAATGGCTCTGTagtcaatataaaaaatgtttacgAAATGGTCCAAGATGATCAGCAGCATGAAGACTTAGCTCATACGGCAAAGCACTTCTATGATTTGAACAAGGGGAAACTCGAATATGTGGGCACAGTTAATGTTCTTGATAAAACAGTGGAAACTTCATCTCAGAAAAGGGTGTTGCCTCTGGAATCTAAATCAAGTGCTAAGCAGCTGGTTAATAATCCTGAGTACAGCAATTCCGGTGGATTGCTTCAATCTGAAAATATTGTCCCATGCCCATGTAAAAGAGTTGATGTGCCTTTGGAGGACAACTTAAAATCCCAAAGGGCGATGAGCTTCTGTTCAAGTCCCACAAATAGTATGTACTCCGCTACCTTGTATGCAGAAGCTAAACAAAGTTTCACCAACACAGAAATCAGTGAATGTCCAAGTGGCACTGCAAAGTCTGCTGAAAGTGGTGAACTGGGTCAATCATGTGATTTTATTGAGAGCAGGAAGTCAAGCATCAACAGAGGTAGCACTGACAGTGATGTTAGTGATGAAAGCAGCTCAAGTAGTTTAAGCAGTGCTGTTTACAAACCTCATAAGGCAAATGATACAAGATGGGTAGCAATTCAAGCAGTCCAATCGCATGTTGGGGCACTGAGTTTGAATCACTTCAAATTATTGATGAGACTAGGATGTGGAGATATAGGCCATGTATATCTATCAGAGTTAATGGAAACTAAAAGCTATTTTGCCATGAAGGTTATGGATAAAGCCACTTTGGCGAGCAGGAAGAAGCTCTTTAGAGCTCAGACAGAGAGAGAAATACTGCAATCTCTGGATCATCCATTTCTACCCACTTTATATGCACACTTTGAGACACAGAAATTATCTTTTTTGGTGATGGAATTCTGCCCTGGGGGAGATTTGCATGCACTCAGGCAAAGGCAACCAGGGAAGTATTTTCCAGAGCATGCAGCTAG GTTTTATGTGGCTGAAGTTCTTCTAGCTTTAGAGTATTTGCACATGCTTGGGATCATTTACAGAGACCTTAAGCCGGAGAATGTCTTGGTGAGAGAAGATGGGCATATAATGCTTTCTGATTTTGACCTCTCTCTAAGATGTTCAGTCTGCCCGACTGTGGTCAAGTCCTCAAACACCACCTTGGAGTCTAAGAATTCAACATACCGTATTCAACCTGCTTGCATTGAACCAACTTGTGCAATGCAACCAGATTGCATCCAACCTGCATGTTTTGTGCCTCGATTCTTTTCAGGCAAGaataagcaagaaaaaaagGTCAAACTGAAGAATGAAATTCCAAAACAAGTGAGCCCTCTCCCTGAGCTCATTGCTGAACCCACATGTGCCCGATCAATGTCTTTTGTAGGTACACATGAATACTTGGCGCCTGAAATAATTAAAGGTGAAGGCCACGGAAGTGCTGTTGATTGGTGGACATTTGGGATCTTTCTCTATGAGCTTTTATTTGGCAAAACTCCTTTCAAGGGAGCTGGGAACCGTGCTACTCTTTCTAATGTTGTTGGCCAGCCATTAAGATTTCCCAAGTCACCCAGTGTGAGCTTTGCTGCTCAGGACTTGATCAGAGGTTTACTTATAAAAGAACCACAGCATCGTCTTGCGTATAGACGCGGGGCTACAGAGGTGAAACAGCATCCATTTTTTCAAAGTGTGAATTGGGCACTTATTCGTTGTACAATTCCACCACAGGTGCCAAAACCAGTTATGCTGGATATTCCTGTAAGGATTGATGCACCCAAAGCACAACCAAACGACAAGGTGCCAGATGTAGAGGTGAAATCTTCAGGTAATTATGTAGAGAttgatttcttttga